The DNA region AGATATCATGAGGGCTGCGTAGCTTCGGCCTCTGCTCAACTGGTCATCGGTTAAAGCTACGCTGAGAACCCCCTTGAAGATTGTTGCGTTAAGCCTAGGCAAGGTCAAAGCGATCGAGATTCATCACCTTATCCCATGCCGCTACAAAGTCATGCACAAATTTGGGTTGCGAGTCTGCACATCCATAAACTTCTGCGATCGCTCGGAGTTGCGAGTTCGAACCAAAGATGAGGTCAACCCGGGTGCCTGTCCACTTGAGTTCGCCCGTTTTGCGATCGCGTCCCTCAAACACATTTTGAGCGTCAGAGGTCGCCTTCCACGTAGTGCCCAGGTCGAGCAAATTGACGAAGAAGTCATTGGTCAATGTCTCCGGTCGTTGGGTGAAGACCCCATGTTTGGCACCGCCAACGTTCGCTCCTAGCACCCGCAAGCCACCAACAAGCACGGTCATTTCAGGTGCAGTTAACGTGAGCAACTGTGCCCGATCTACCAGCAGTGCCTCCGCTGATAGGGTCTGCCCCTCTTGGAGATAGTTGCGGAACCCGTCTGCCCTCGGTTCGAGTACTGCAAAAGACTCCACATCCGTTTGCTCCTGCGATGCATCCATACGTCCGGGCTTGAAAGGAACCGTGACATCGTATCCGGCGTTCTTTGCTGCTTGCTCAACTCCGGCACAGCCACCCAGCACGATTACGTCAGCCAGGGAAACCCGCTTCCCGCCAGACTGCGAGTTGTTGAACTCCTGTTGGATGGCTTCCAGGGTTTGCAACACCGTGGCCAGTTGGGCTGGCTGGTTGACCTCCCAATCCTTTTGGGGCGCGAGCCGAATGCGTGCCCCATTTGCCCCACCGCGCATATCAGACCCGCGGAACGTGGATGCCGATGCCCAGGCTGTTGAGACCAGTTGGGAGATCGACAGTCCCGACGCGAGGATCTTGCCTTTGAGGGCAGCAATGTCCTGCTCATTAATCAATTCATGATAAACGGCGGGAATGGGATCTTGCCACAGGAACTCTTCCTGGGGAACCTCTGGGCCAAGATAGCGCGATCGCGGTCCCATATCGCGATGGGTCAGTTTAAACCAAGCCTTAGCAAACGCCACTTCAAGCTCTTCCGGATGCTCCAGGAAGCGCCGCGCAATTGGCTCATAGATGGGATCCATCTTCATGGCCATGTCTGCCGTAGTCATGATAGGTGCATGTCGCTTGGTGGGATCGTGAGCGTCGGGCACCGTCCCTGCACCCGCGCCATTTTTGGGTGCCCACTGATGCGCTCCAGCAGGGCTTTTCACCAGTTCCCACTCATAGCCGAACAGGTTTTCCAGGTAGTTGTTGTCCCAGTGGATCGGGTTCGTGGTCCAGGCCCCTTCGATGCCGCTGGTGATTGTATCAGCCCCTTTGCCAGTCCCGAAGCGGCTCTTCCAGCCCATACCTTGCTCCTCGATGCTGGCGGCCTCAGGCTCAGGCCCCACCAGTGATGCATCGCCAGCACCGTGGCATTTGCCGAAGGTATGGCCACCGACCGTGAGCGCCACCGTCTCCTGATCATTCATCGCCATCCGTCCAAAGGTTTCGCGAATATCCCGTCCGGCTGCGACTGGGTCAGGAACCCGGTTGGGTCCTTCTGGGTTGACATAGATCAGTCCCATTTGCACAGCAGCCAGGGGATTTTCCAAATCGCGATCGTCCGTGTAGCGCTTATCACCCAGCCATTCGCTCTCAGACCCCCAGTAAATGTCTTCTTCGGGTTCCCAGATGTCTGGACGTCCACCTGCGAATCCTAGCGTTTTGAAGCCCATTGACTCCAGGGCACAGTTGCCCGCCAGAATCATCAGATCCGCCCACGAGATTTTTTGGCCGTATTTCTGCTTGATTGGCCAGAGCAGCCGACGGGCCTTGTCAAGGTTGGCGTTGTCGGGCCAGCTATTGATCGGCGCAAACCGTTGGTTGCCAGTGCCGCCACCACCGCGCCCGTCGCCGATACGGTATGTG from Leptodesmis sichuanensis A121 includes:
- the katG gene encoding catalase/peroxidase HPI, translating into MESASPQSTTAYGVNSTSACPFISSRQTFAAGGGTSNRDWWPNQLNLHILHQHSSKSNPLGEAFNYAEAFKSLDYAALKADLFALMTNSQDWWPADYGHYGPLFIRMAWHSAGTYRIGDGRGGGGTGNQRFAPINSWPDNANLDKARRLLWPIKQKYGQKISWADLMILAGNCALESMGFKTLGFAGGRPDIWEPEEDIYWGSESEWLGDKRYTDDRDLENPLAAVQMGLIYVNPEGPNRVPDPVAAGRDIRETFGRMAMNDQETVALTVGGHTFGKCHGAGDASLVGPEPEAASIEEQGMGWKSRFGTGKGADTITSGIEGAWTTNPIHWDNNYLENLFGYEWELVKSPAGAHQWAPKNGAGAGTVPDAHDPTKRHAPIMTTADMAMKMDPIYEPIARRFLEHPEELEVAFAKAWFKLTHRDMGPRSRYLGPEVPQEEFLWQDPIPAVYHELINEQDIAALKGKILASGLSISQLVSTAWASASTFRGSDMRGGANGARIRLAPQKDWEVNQPAQLATVLQTLEAIQQEFNNSQSGGKRVSLADVIVLGGCAGVEQAAKNAGYDVTVPFKPGRMDASQEQTDVESFAVLEPRADGFRNYLQEGQTLSAEALLVDRAQLLTLTAPEMTVLVGGLRVLGANVGGAKHGVFTQRPETLTNDFFVNLLDLGTTWKATSDAQNVFEGRDRKTGELKWTGTRVDLIFGSNSQLRAIAEVYGCADSQPKFVHDFVAAWDKVMNLDRFDLA